The sequence below is a genomic window from Tachysurus vachellii isolate PV-2020 chromosome 2, HZAU_Pvac_v1, whole genome shotgun sequence.
CGAGACCCTTGTCCATGCTTTCATTACCTCCTGTCTAAATTACTGTAATGCACTTTTTATGGTTTACCATCAACTTATTTAAAGAAACTCCAATAtatccagaattcagcagcaagcgtgctaacacacacaaagcaatcCTCCCACATAACCCCTATCTTATACAGTTTATATTGGCTAAcaattaaagtgaaagtgaagtgacatataGCTAAGTACAGTGACTCAGTGACCATACTCAGAATttcttctctgcatttaacccattcaaagtgcacacacacagcagtgaacacacacccggagcagtgggcagccatttatgctgcggcgcccggggagcagttggtggGGGTTCGGTAccttgttcaagggcacctcagttgtggccggcctgagactcgaacccacaaccttagggttatcagtcaaactctctaaccattaggccacgacttccccaattACCCCTGCCCCTGCACTTAGGTCCTCTGACTCTAATTTaaacagggatgtggtagctcagtagttaaggcgttcgactactgatcggtaggtcattggttcgaatacTTGGTCCatcaagttgccactgcagggcccctgagcaaagcccttaaccctcaattgctcagttgtataaactgaaataaaaatgtaagtcactctggataagagtgtctgctaaatgctgtaaatgtaaatgtaatttattagaGGTTCCTCGTTATAGGCTGAAAGCTTTTGGTGATAGAGCCTTCTGTATTGCGGCTCCCAGAAGCTGGAATTCTCTCCCCCAGAGCATTCGAGACCTGGCATCTTTACAGAATTTCAAAACTAATCTGAAAACTTATCTTTTCACTCCTTGTTATTCAAATTCTCAAGTCCATTGACATGGTTTTGtgttctctatttttctcttctgtatTGTATGTATCATCTGTATTTTGTACTAGAATGTTTGTTGCTCTAATGTCTTTGTTTGTTGATTGGGATGTTTTGATGTTGTGTTTCCTTTTctatggtgtatgtgtatgttgtgtgtacgTACAGTATAGTGATGGTTACTATACCTCCTTAATTCTGTTTGATTGTATATCACATCatgtaaagcgtccttgagattgttgaaaggcgctatataaaataaacttattattattattattattattattatttatttttattttttctccatcaTCAGAAGATTGCAGCATTAGAGGTGGAAAGTAGAGATTTTCAAAAGTATTTCTTTCTGTAGGAGTTAAAGATCTTCATCAGTCAGATGTTACTGAGACTTTAATCTGTGCTGCAATGTGTTCTGTTTTCATCTCAATGCAGCTGTTTCTTTAGACACCATGAATTGTTGCagactttaatatttattttgatcatCTAGAATACAGCATATGTAACATGGTGTGTATGTAAAACTGCAGTTAAAGGCTTGTACACACAGAAGATGATCGCTGTGGTTTAAAACCTTGTGTCTAAGCCAAATTATACTGACAGATACTGTGATTTTGAGGAGGAACTATTTAAAAATCCCAAAGTAAAATTGCTTGATCTTTAGTGAgaacattttgtattatatacattatatattttataatcgATTAAATTGTGCCTCCTGGTTTAAATTTATATGAACAGATATGGTGACTTTGGATCGGAATTATTAAGAAACTCCGCAGTAAAATTGGCTGATCTTTATTTTTACCATACAGTCGGTCATTATGAAGTGATCTAAAAGGTTTCAATAATCATtgtaaattttcattttatgatGGATTAAATGTTGACACTggcacaattttattttactttatttaaagaggaattattaaaaacacaggGTATCTTCACCATTTGCTAATAGACAGGAAGAgttctgtgtttgttattcTGATTATTCTGATAATTATTCTGATTTCTGTCTCATCTATAAGGCCTCACCCACAGCTGTAGTCAGATAAGTTGTGCTGAAACTATAATTAAGTTGTAAAAGCTAGTAAACTggtaaacattttctttctttatatgaACAGCtggtaaatatacagtaacGTTTGTTTAACTATAATGTATTACATCATGTAGGAGGTTGCAAAGGCAATATCAACATAAACAAACGTAAggtacaatacagtatatacaaaatgctaaaatatataaaatctctttttttttctggatagaAATTGGATAACAATGGGATTATAAGTTTTTATGACCTGATGATTATGGCAAATGATCTCATGTGGACCTGAAAATGAAAGtttatactaaataataaatacattttaacttttGAAAACCAAATGAACACACTGACTATCACAGTCGCCCTGTACATGATTatatgtgaaaattgtgtaattGTCTCATTTCATTCCTTTTCAGAATTTAAAGACCCTCAAGCTCCAAACAGAGCCTTGAACCACAGcaccaatgaaaaaaagaagtCTGCCAACAGCATAAAGGAAATGGATAAGAATCAACAAAATCTTCAGGAACAGTTAGGAAATTCTTGTCCAAAAAAGCCTGCTAGATTTGTGTCTGAAGACTTTAGGAAACAACACACTGATGACATTGAGGGTTTCGCTTCAAGTTTTTTTCCTAATGATAAAGACGATAAAGTATTCATAGTAAAATATAAAGATGTTTATAAGTGTCCAGATATGTACAAGCATATCATTATATATGGTTTACAATTAGAATGGGGGGGTAAAGACTACATCTGGAAAGAATTTAAGTTACTTTCCCAAGAGGATgatattaattttgttttagtCAACTGCTATATACTTCAGAGTAGTGACGACATCCTGAATTTGATCAAACACTATGCAAGTGTTGGTGAAAAGGATCCCAAATACATCATGATAAACAGCTGGATTTATAAACTGTATCCAAAGAAACTTTATGTATTTCTTGTAGGAAAACAGCTCAATAGAACAGAAAAGGCAGATGAAATCAGATCAGTTATTGAAGGTCAGTACAAGAAGCACATATACGAAGACATTCAAGAAGGAATCAGGAGCTGTAGAAAGAATAATAAGGATTTGAATGATCTGTGTGATGAGTACGCTCACTACAAAAGAGATACTTTACAGGGCATCTATACACACGGACGTTTAGATCCCTGTAAAGAAGCTTGGTTTACTACATACTTTATAGCAACAATGATTTCAGAGTCTATAAGAAACTTTAGGTCCTTTATCACCACACTAATGATTTTAGATATGAGTCTCAGCCAAAATCCTGAATTTCTTTTAGAGAAGCTTCCAATGGCGAGAGGGGGAAGCTGGATAAACTCAGATAAACGGGGATTTTATGGGGCAAGCACTCCAGTCcatgggaaaaaaacaagacttaAAAAGCTAAtagaggatgaagaagaaatctttaaaaaatggcttttacacagaaataaatcagagaTTGATACCGAAACGATTAAACGTCTCCTCGAGTTGGTGTACGGTAAACTCCGACTCCGTACTGATCCTTCACTTCTAGAAACCTTCATCACaaattatgtacattttaaaaaggaaataaaatctaaaattccCCCTGAATTACTGAGAGGGTCACATGGTAGACAGATTTCTCtacagaattttaatttaagtTGTTTATCATCTTTAATCAGTCCGACCACAATTAGACCAAAATTAATCACTCATTACCCCATGGATCCTTCTCTATGTCAGTCATGTGCAATTATTCATCAGAAAACATTCAGAATctaaatttgtatttatatggTTATGATTTGGACTGGTGTGGGGATGAGAGCCACTCACCTCTGAAGACATCAGTCCAGACATCCAACTCCAACATCTCTATAAACCCAGATGTTCTGTCCTCAGTAAACATGTGGATTCTGTTTCACCAACACTTCAGTACAGACCCTGTAGATTTCAGCTCAGGTCTTTGGAAGAAGAACAGAACACTTCACTTTACAAACCTGCTGAAGGTTGAAGCGTTaatctgtttacatttaaattctttCTTCTCTAAATTTATCCAAATGAAAGTCCACGTCTATATAGACTATGCTGTAAAACAGCATCACCTAAATTTCCTCTTTCTCCCATCAGAAAGTCTCTTAGAAAAATTACTGAAGAGTCCACACAGATTCTTTATATCTAATGCAAcacataaaataacacacagtacatcactgaacactggGAGCagcaaaaaattacatttttacacaacagcTGAGGGCATGAGATTCAATTCCACAATTCCACATCTGTGTTTAACTCCAGCAAAACAATTTCACAGAGCTCAACTGCTGTCTGACAACCAGCAGCTAAAATATGGCAACCTGTATGGGAATAGAAGTCTTTATATTCTGTATCAATGCAATTCTATCCTGTATGGAAATAGAAGTATTTACattcaattaattaaatattaaaaggatGGATTGAGGCTTTTCGTGCCATCGTGATTACTTTGTTTGCATTtatagacaaaaatgaaaattatagTATATCCCCTAAGTGTTAATCCATTTACTTTATTGTTGATTGTCatatcagagagagaaagattgtaAGTTTGTGTTCAGAGTGTGTCGAGCCtgtaagttttgttttgtttatgtcagtTGATAGATTTGTTCGTGCTTGACCCATGCCTGATATTGACTATGATTACAGACTCTGATTTTGACTTGTTAgccatatatttttataataggCTTTTTATTCAAAACGTGCCAACATATTGTGACAAGGTATGTAGGGGGATCGACgccatttattttgaatatctttattatattgttttttgctttgttttttgagGGAGTTAGGTAAGAAatgattgtattttattttctttcattttggttTAAGTAAGAAAGAGGTATTTTGAGGaagattgttttgtttattattttggccttgtccTCCCCTGAAGCCTAAATCCTTGTCTACTAGTGAATAAAAGATTGTGAATTGTAATCTCTCATTTGCCCATTCTGTTGCGACTGACCCCTAGAcggggttttattttatttgtaattttttcattttacttatgttacatatattacacacatttatctttattacattgcttttaataaaaacaaggcctcccattgtgaggaccctgaaaagacaaaaaggtctaagtctgactccttcatttaAAGAATCAAACAATAaattaggtagaagaacttgaattagaacctttgttagaagacagaTTGACTTCGAAGGACACCTGTGTTAAAGTTAAAaccaactctgatagttgatcttgtgttttcaaaactaacccgtgcaaactagaACACATTTCTTAGcgggattgtggaagggtttcctacgcaatccgaaaacatgtgtcactaagggacacgtacatcagtataattacttcagTTTGTACACTGAGCTGATGCTACAGGTTTAGAGACTGATTAGAGAACTGCAGGAATttgtaggtgttcctaataaagtggatggagAAATGGCAAAAACATAAGGTACAATAAAGTATATacaaaatgctaaaatatataaaatctcttgtgtcaaagtttttttttctggatagaAATTGTATAACAATGGGATTATAGGATTATAAGTTTTTATGACCTGATGATTATGGCAAATGATCTCATGTGGACCTGAAAATGAAAGTTtgtactaaataataaatacattttatcttttGAAAACCAAGTGAACACATGATTATATGTGAAAATCCTGATCCACACCACTTACCGGTTAGTGGCATTAATTCACTATAAGAATAAAAccacgaagaagaagaagaagaagaagaagaagaagaagaagaagaagaagaagaacttcCTGGTTGTGAATCATTGAGCCGGAGTTTTTGACTTGTGTCAGTAACTAAACTTTTTCCCAACAAAGGctttgggttttttcttttgtttaaagaCAGCAGATCGGATCTggattattacaataataatatgttggATGAAGGTAAGTTACTCACTGAAGATGTCAAACTCTCAGCTTGTTCAGTTCGTTGAGTTCAGgatgtttattctttttctccATCATCAGAAGATTGCAGCATTAGAGGTGGAAAGTGGAGATCGTCAAAAGTATTTCTTTCTGTAGGAGTTAAAGATCTTCATCAGTCAGATGTTACTGAGACTTTAATCAGTGCTGCAATGTGTTCTGTCTTCATCTAaactagggctgaaacgattactcgagtaactcgattacaaaaatgtatcgaggcaaattcctctgcctcgaagcatcttttaattcattttaaagctcacgtcacgttCTTATGcaattatagtgtgtgtgtatgtgtgtgtgtatgtgtgtgtatgtgtgtgtgtatgtgtgtgtatgtgtgtatgtgtgtatgtgtgtgtttttgtgtgtgtgtgtgatatgtgtgtgtgtatgtgtgtgtatgtgtgtgtgtgtgtatgtgtgtgtatgtgtgtgtgtatgtgtgtttctgtgtatgtgtgtgtgtgtgtttgtgtgtgtgtatgtgtgtgtttgtgtgcaaacCTCTACAATATTACTCTAAGTGATCTCTGACTGACAAAGGCATATATCATTACAAAAATGCAtcgaggcaaattcctctgcctcaaagcctcttttaattaattttaaagctcacgtcacgttCTTATGcaattattgtgtgtttatgtgtgtgtatgtgtgtatgtgtatgtgtgtatgtgtgtgtgtatgtgtgtgtgtatgtgtgtatatgtgtgtgtgtatgtgtgtgtgagtgtgtatgtgtgtgtatgtgtgtgtatgtgcgtgtgtgtgtatgtgtgtatgtgtgtgtttgtatgtatgtgtgtgtttgtgtacaaacTTCTACAATATTACTCTTAGTAATCTCTGACTGACGAAGGCATATATCGTTAGCTCCTACATGGAAAACTACCTTTGAGTACCAATGCtaaccagtgctgctggagcccCTAAAGGCTGAGCTATTTTCACATGCCTTAAGATGGAGTCTCCTATAACcagagctctttcaggtttctcagcgGGTTCTTCACTGAGGAGATCaaacctgttagacatgtgaagaGGAGTGGTGCTCCTGTGGGCAAGCCTTAGCATTAGCTTTGGCCTTGGGTCTTTGTCACCAAGTCGTCACCCATTTGCAGTGAGGGCTCTAATGCTGGAGTTGGAGGGCCTATGGCAGACAGATTTTTCCCTACAGAAACTACACCACTATCACTATCGCTGATCCTCTCTAGTGTCTGGATGTGCATCTCTAAAGCTTAAATCTTCTCCATCAGAGAGCTAACATACACttatcacaagtaaaattaacGCTAATGACGGAGGAAGAATTAATAAACATGCTGCAGCTCAGACACTGGACAAGATGAAAGTTCCCCATACTTAATGATTACGTACCTTTGACTGAATAGGATTCCCCCCAACACCACTTTCAGTTACTTTTAAGAATTGAttaatttttaaagaattttaagaattctctctgtttctgtttgaaTCATGTTAATAAAATCTCAGTGTACCGAATGCTCGTTGCTCTTCTACCTTCATCTCTCATACTACATGAGGAGCGTTCCGTCCTGTTGCGCAGCATCACAAATAAATTGTGGACTGTTTAGCTCTCATCGGTGCCTTCCAGCATGCTATTTTCTCAAAACTTCCacaaaagacatttttacaagtgttccacaaataaaaatgagtgaATTAATTCCATTAGACCAGCTTTATACTATTAGCTTTAACAGAGCCAAATAAATGGGGATTGATTCAATATAAAACTCTGAAGTTAAACAGATATAATCTTTATAGTAAATATAATGTGTCTGAAGACGCAAATCACTTAAACTTTGTAATAAATTTCACTAcgttttaatcattttgttaataaaatgtgtgtgtatgtgtatgtgtgtataaatctaCACTTTAGCAaaaatttacatataaaaatatattgccccataaatgtaaaaaaaactaatgtaGAAAAGAATTGTAAAGTTCGTctcgacaaactttgatgttggctttgacgaggcaagtaatTGCAAAggcggtgctttttggaggcgagtggacataagggtcagtgttacatttggaggcaagtggacagaaagatagggtgccaaaacatttcgagacaagtggagacgagcatgtgacgtcatcgaaatactcctgaggaagttcccctcattgggctgagtgtttttatatgtcacatgtccatgttgtgctaatttttgattttcacgtgacatcacgtgacgccATCAGAATACCCAcaaggcagttcccctcattgtgctgagtgttttgatatgtcacatgtccatgttgtaaaaagttttttgattttgcatattttgggggcggggctgcggcacaaccggaaggccagtcggtagaccaatttaaacctttgttcagagtatcaccctaaaggagctggcagagtttggtgtagatagttcaaaagcgtgccgagttataaacctccaaagtttttAATGGGAGTCtgtgggaaaaaaggccattttgagacccagtaccggaagtactggtactcggatcgcttagaaaattaacagcaacaaacttcagaccagcgtctacaacatatctgaatttggtggatgtggcttgaaagctctaggccgcattacattttatacatttttgtctaagctgaaataggaaaacagaatgttggcttctacaaagctacataataagACATTGTGTGGATAAACTGGTGAAGTAGATATTTACACTTTAGGGAATTAGTTTATTAAGCATTTATGTCTCTAGTTCctattatatcacattatattacCTTTTCACCTTCCCATGAGCTCTGGTGACGTCATGGTTAGTTTACACAGTGAGTGTGATGACGATAAATAGGTTATTTCTGCATACAAGCTCAACTCTTGTGTCTCTAACTAGACTCCCTGTAGCTGGTCCTAAACCATTCTTCTCCAGTATAGATGATGAGAGCTAGAAGAGTGAACTAATTTTAcactttcatttgtttatgcCCTGTTTGTCCTCGGCATGTTACTGTCACAGAATTTAGAAATGGTGTTGAAATCAGCATCACACAGGTGAGGTGAAACACAGAGGTGGGTGGAGAGCAGGTGGAGTAGGTGGagtttaaatgaacacaaaacagacagTTTAGTTATGAGCAGATAAAGGAAAAAGACATAGTTTACACAGTTGGTGTCATGCTTATACCTTTTCATGGTAAATGGATAATCTATCATTAAGTCAGATAAAATCACCAATTTCTAAGTTcacaaactttttattttcttcttgttgtGTCAAGTTTCTGTCAGAAAGTTTGCTGATGAAGCTCTGTCCTTTCAACTGAATTAAACTTGTCTATAATCttctctttaaataaaaacaacttcaACACAAGATCTGTTTTATCAAATCTTCATTTCACTTCTGATCAATTGGGTtagcccaaattaacccagctctccgtgccctcctctgtctgtcagtggatcaccagctttctgacagacaggcagcagctagtgagactgggaaaactcaaatccatcacccgcaccatcagcactggcgcccctcagggctgtgttctctccccactgctcttctccctgtacacaaatgactgcacctctaatgacccctctgtcaagctcctgaagtttgcagacgataccacactgatcggcctcatccaggacggtgacgagtctgcttacagactggaggttgaacagctgtctggtgcagccttaacaacctggagctgaacacactcaagacagtggagatgatagtggacttcaggagaaaccctcctgctctccccccactcaccatcatggacagcattgtcacagcagtggagtcattcagattcctgggaaccacaatctcccaggacctgaagtgggacattcacattgactccattgtgaaaaatgctcagcagaggttgtacttccttcatCAGCTGAGGAAGTtgaacctgccacaggatctgctgaaacagttcgcacccctcacatccagcacactcactctggacccctcacatccagcacactcactctggacccctcacatccagcacactccctcactctggacccctcacatccagcacactcactctggacccctcacatccagcacactcactcactctggacccctcacatccagcacactccctcactctggacccctcacatccagcacactcactctggacccctcacatccagcacactccctcactctggaaccctcacatccagcacactctctCTGGACCcttcacatccagcacactcattctggacccctcacatccagcacactcactctggaccccttacatccagcacactcactctggacccctcacatccagcacattcactctggacccctcacatccagcac
It includes:
- the LOC132858629 gene encoding uncharacterized protein LOC132858629, whose amino-acid sequence is MDKNQQNLQEQLGNSCPKKPARFVSEDFRKQHTDDIEGFASSFFPNDKDDKVFIVKYKDVYKCPDMYKHIIIYGLQLEWGGKDYIWKEFKLLSQEDDINFVLVNCYILQSSDDILNLIKHYASVGEKDPKYIMINSWIYKLYPKKLYVFLVGKQLNRTEKADEIRSVIEGQYKKHIYEDIQEGIRSCRKNNKDLNDLCDEYAHYKRDTLQGIYTHGRLDPCKEAWFTTYFIATMISESIRNFRSFITTLMILDMSLSQNPEFLLEKLPMARGGSWINSDKRGFYGASTPVHGKKTRLKKLIEDEEEIFKKWLLHRNKSEIDTETIKRLLELVYGKLRLRTDPSLLETFITNYVHFKKEIKSKIPPELLRGSHGRQISLQNFNLSCLSSLISPTTIRPKLITHYPMDPSLCQSCAIIHQKTFRI